The Rhizobium leguminosarum genome includes a region encoding these proteins:
- a CDS encoding YbfB/YjiJ family MFS transporter has translation MLSRTAHSRPNLVSTAAAGAVAMAAAMGFGRFSYTPILPGMISGVPLSATDAGFIASANFVGYLVGAVLAAYGWAAGRERLVALLSLLATAILLAAMAATNSVAVFAVIRFLAGIASAFVMVFTSSIVLSHGAAAGNDHVQAAHFGGPGAGIALSSVMVFLIGLGFHDGSGGWRADWIGGAIYCAASLVIVFLLLPSSPAQSAQSGKEPALVWNRPMVLLTLSYGLFGFGYVITATFLVTIARLSATGPFVEFLCWFIAGLTAAVALFAWKPLVKPLGLGGVYVAALLVEAAGVLATVALPASAAPLIGGALFGATFLAITAYGLQIGRKLSPESPRRILAMMTAAFGVGQIVGPVVAGWIAERTGSFTVPTMIAAAALVACAALVMPVIKKIA, from the coding sequence ATGCTTTCCCGCACCGCTCACTCCCGGCCGAATCTCGTCTCCACCGCCGCTGCCGGCGCCGTTGCCATGGCCGCTGCCATGGGCTTCGGGCGCTTCTCCTATACGCCGATCCTGCCGGGCATGATCAGCGGCGTGCCGCTTTCGGCAACAGATGCAGGCTTCATCGCGTCGGCGAATTTCGTCGGTTATCTCGTCGGCGCCGTGCTCGCCGCCTATGGCTGGGCGGCGGGGCGGGAGCGGCTGGTGGCGCTGCTGTCGCTGCTGGCAACCGCGATCCTGCTTGCCGCCATGGCCGCCACCAATTCCGTCGCCGTCTTTGCCGTCATCCGTTTCCTTGCCGGCATAGCGAGCGCCTTTGTGATGGTGTTCACCTCGTCGATCGTGCTCAGCCACGGGGCCGCTGCCGGCAACGATCATGTGCAGGCGGCGCATTTCGGCGGCCCAGGGGCGGGCATTGCCCTGTCGTCGGTCATGGTGTTTCTGATCGGCCTCGGCTTTCACGACGGGTCGGGCGGCTGGCGCGCTGACTGGATCGGCGGGGCGATCTATTGCGCGGCAAGCCTCGTTATCGTTTTCCTGCTGCTGCCGTCGTCGCCGGCGCAATCGGCGCAGTCGGGCAAGGAGCCTGCACTGGTCTGGAACCGGCCGATGGTGCTGCTGACGCTGTCCTACGGCCTGTTCGGCTTCGGCTACGTCATCACCGCGACCTTCCTCGTCACCATCGCACGTCTTTCTGCAACGGGACCCTTCGTCGAATTCCTTTGCTGGTTCATCGCCGGCCTGACGGCCGCGGTGGCGCTGTTTGCCTGGAAGCCGCTGGTCAAGCCGCTCGGGCTTGGCGGCGTCTATGTCGCGGCGCTTCTGGTCGAAGCCGCCGGCGTGCTAGCGACCGTAGCGCTGCCGGCTTCTGCTGCACCGCTGATCGGCGGCGCGCTGTTCGGGGCAACGTTCTTGGCAATCACCGCCTACGGTCTGCAGATTGGCCGCAAGCTTTCGCCAGAGAGCCCGCGGCGGATCCTGGCGATGATGACGGCCGCTTTTGGCGTCGGCCAGATCGTCGGGCCTGTTGTTGCCGGTTGGATCGCCGAGCGCACGGGCAGCTTCACCGTGCCCACGATGATTGCCGCCGCGGCACTTGTCGCCTGCGCAGCGCTGGTGATGCCGGTGATCAAGAAAATCGCCTAA
- a CDS encoding PadR family transcriptional regulator, with amino-acid sequence MRGFKGGMFGGDFRMGRKFAAGDLQLVILALLAEQPRHGYELIKILEERSGGFYVPSPGVIYPALTYLEETGLAEVEAEGAKKLYRITEAGRGRVEENRAMILHTFAKLERIGEKMAHVKRVFETDRHGADDGDDGDFMQDGGDIRAARMLLRSALRMRYPWSKPEAARIAGILERAATEILQGGRPGTRG; translated from the coding sequence ATGAGAGGTTTTAAAGGGGGCATGTTCGGCGGAGACTTCCGCATGGGCCGCAAATTCGCGGCGGGCGACCTGCAGCTCGTCATCCTGGCGCTGCTCGCTGAGCAACCGCGCCACGGCTACGAATTGATAAAGATACTGGAGGAGCGTTCCGGCGGTTTCTATGTACCGAGCCCCGGCGTCATCTATCCCGCGCTCACTTATCTCGAGGAAACCGGCCTTGCCGAGGTCGAAGCCGAGGGCGCCAAGAAGCTCTATCGCATCACCGAAGCCGGCCGCGGCCGGGTCGAGGAAAATCGCGCCATGATCCTGCATACGTTCGCCAAGCTGGAACGCATCGGCGAGAAGATGGCCCATGTGAAGCGTGTCTTCGAAACCGACCGTCACGGCGCCGACGATGGCGATGACGGCGACTTCATGCAGGACGGCGGCGATATCCGCGCCGCCCGCATGCTGCTGCGCTCGGCGCTCAGGATGCGCTATCCCTGGTCGAAACCCGAAGCCGCCCGCATTGCCGGCATCCTCGAACGCGCCGCCACGGAAATCCTGCAAGGCGGCAGGCCGGGAACGCGGGGGTAA